From the genome of Nicotiana sylvestris chromosome 1, ASM39365v2, whole genome shotgun sequence:
CATCATTTTTAGAGTCCAAATATTATAGCAATGATCATATCTCAATCCATTCAATTCTTTATGAAAACTCAATCTAGAAAAGGATCCATGCAccccaaaaatacaaataatttgaGCATGGAATTGAAGATGTGAGAGTTGAACTGAACATAATAGTAACTCAAAGGATCAGTGtacaaaccaatataatatatGCTTGTTCACATGATAGATCTACAAATTTAGATTAGTTAAAATTCAATTTGGAATAAGACTTGTAAGAATAATGAGAGCATTAATACCTTGAATAGCTACTTTCGACAATTGATGTTTCATTGCCTTCTCAACAAGTGTCTGTTACTACTTAATTTGACATAAAACACTATTTGATTTTGAGAGAAAGTCAAAATTAGAGGTGTTAGAATTTCAAGTAAGATATAACAACATATGAATATCGGCGAATGGTCAAATCTAAGGAAGAGCTACATGGTATAAGATGCATATCAAGAGCATAATTTAGCCCAAAAGAATTTAATGAAAGACAAGAAAGGAGAATGTAATTTACCCTTTGGGCCGCAAACATAATAAGTCTCGTGAAGTGTCTGCAAGACACTGCACAACCATGTTGTGTTCGTAGTGCCCGAATTGCATTTGTAGCATTATCTGTAAATTTGAAGAAGCTTTAATTTTCACCCAATTTTTGTTCACTCAACCACAATAGAGAGATTAATCACGGAAATACAATCTACATAAATTAAACATTACTCAACAGAAAGGTAAATGAAAAGAGAAACCACTTGAATCCTCTTTTTTGTCAAGCCCCAAACGGATATCCACTAAAAATTAATAGAACTCATGATCAACATTTAACACCATTTTCAAACATTAGATAACTCCAATTTATGTGGATATATTGTCATACATTATGTGGATATCAAGTCATTCTATTCTATTTATGTGCTTGCGGAGTTAGATTACTATCCAATTCGGGTAATTTATAATAAAACGTCTCACATCAAAATAAACTCTAAATAAGGACACCATAAGAGGGTGATACTCAATCTTCTAGAGATTTTCAACAACTACAAGCAGTGGAGGTAATGTATTgtttgtaaaatatatatttaatttaaTATGCCAATTAAACCACAAAAGAAATTCAAGTGAAATATTTATGAGTGGTTTATATTCCTATTCTAAATATACTAAAGCCACACGGTCTTGGTACTTTATTTTGTTTCCCAAGTGCAGTCCTTCTCCACTGAGATAACCATTTTGAAAAATTCTATTaatcttttctcttttattttgacTATTGAATCGTTTACAAGAAACTGAAAAGGATGGAAAGAGATTAAAATGAATTACCAAATTTTGAAATCGAAAAGAATGAACCAAAAAATTCGTAGTAATTCGCTCAAAAGAAAAGTACAATATATTCTATTATGACCTTGACTGCTACTCTCAATAACCTCCGGTGTGAATAACCCAAAAAAACTGATAGCAAAATCCCGTTGTATCAAGCATGCAAGTAAAGAAAGAAATAATTGTTAAGTGGTAAAAAGTGTAGTGTTTGTAACTAACGGTTTGATGGTTTGAGAGTTGTTTGTAGGCATTTGAACAGTGGCTCTTTGTGCAACTTAGAAACAGCACATCATGAAGCGTTGCCTTCTCCTAGGCGTtgggtttttattttattaaatagaatatttagtttaattaatagAAAGGATACTTAGGTAAATCTATGTTATTTAAAAGGGTAATTTGGTATTTTAACTTTTTAGTTAAGGgcttcatgcttttataataatatagattccTGAAGAATAATTGAAAAATGTTTAAAGAGTGTGCATACACAAAAATTTTAGTAGAAAAACACGCCTATATTTTTGTGGATTCGATGAAATTGAACTCGTCCAAAAACTGTCATCTCTCTTGTTGAACGCTTTTCGTAGTCCTTATGCCTATGGCCTTGTCATGCTAACATGAGAGGTTCATATCTTTAATCAATTAGCAACGTCATATATGAATTCTATGGTTCAAGAGAGCTAATTTGTCAAGATTTTTTGGGCAAAATGATATCCTATAGAACAATGGGCTATATTCTTTTTGGGGGGTGGAAGGGGATTCGAGAGGTCAAAGTTGTTATTTTCTCGTTGGTAACCATTAAGTATTACTATAGATGTATTAAAAACATGGCTGCTAAAAGTGGTTGGTCACTGTGTCTATATTGTTTGACAAGAAAGGAATTTGCCACTACTTCAAATAAAAAACGATGTGCTAGAACAGTTGCGTAATGCTAATAAACCTGGTAAGAATGGAAACATCTGCCTACCAGGCATGATACACTATTATGCTAGAGTAAGCTGGAATGATCAGTCTTATCACCATTGGTAACTTCCCTCGGAAAAGTTTAGCAGGTATTGTGATGGAAGGTTTTCATATAGTGATGCAAGGGGAATGGCCGCTGAGATATGTTTCTGTTTCATTGATGACCAATTTGGTTTAATAGCTTTGAAAGCAAAATAAGAGATGTACTGTTTATGGACACTACACGGAATCCTTATGTTCTTTCTGTATTACACTTACAAAAAATGGTGGGAAATTTCTAAATTCTGAAGTTATTGCTCTCTCTTTCAATTGTTTCTCCAATATATTTGTGATCTGAAGAGGTTGCTCTCTTTTACCTTGCAATTACCTCTGCAGATGATTATGATCAGAACGAGGAAGTGTTGAGGCAATTTGACATGAATATGACTTATGGGCCATGCCTTGGAATGAGCAGACTGGACAGGTGGGAGCGTGCTAAGAAACTTGGTTTGAACCCTCCAACAGATGTGGAGCGCCTTTTAAGGTCTAGCAAGGTTCGCAATGAGTCCCTGTGGGATGGTCGCGTTTAGCCCCCTTCTGCATTGTATGGATCTTTTGGTTTAAGTCTAGTTGCCATCCCTCTTTTGTTTTCCCTTTCCCTTTGGGGGTTTTGGCGGACGTGCTTATATGTGTAAAAAGATGTACAGCAGCT
Proteins encoded in this window:
- the LOC104228664 gene encoding uncharacterized protein codes for the protein MATKSDMKGFYKQKKKGGGITKPSNSKSSFTKKSTTPKNAAAIGSDVTQPPALISHGSLDLQDDYDQNEEVLRQFDMNMTYGPCLGMSRLDRWERAKKLGLNPPTDVERLLRSSKVRNESLWDGRV